The following are encoded together in the Misgurnus anguillicaudatus chromosome 14, ASM2758022v2, whole genome shotgun sequence genome:
- the nwd1 gene encoding NACHT domain- and WD repeat-containing protein 1, translating to MAKMIEDMGLEVLRGQGVDALQPVSRMVRVFISSIHSDMKNERTAFWEKTYSELQAYCQSLDLVFEVVDFGWGVRDIITSDHMTAELCIKEIESCQKISDGPTFIALLGNQYGHRLIPRLIPETEFELLLSKLSNDPQSSKLLNQWFSKDSNSVPPTYILQPITAHYPHYNDKGSESAELRDNDVISWNLTKSRLLQALRTAAVKAEKDGDLSAESKHKFFMSVLEYEIEHGFLKSQKDASAVLFIRELPRLSKREGKRNFAKFMLDVTADGLLDTEARELLAELKQRVSNTGRLQPLRMELNKGAMDPKHKEHKEYMKKLCEQVTSQMKELISRQAPQTSGDLGWSWLKQEIYHHNRLKVEKCSVFKGRDSVLGKICITMWECNSIKHEPLLVHGPSGVGKTALLCKLSQEMLSVLDQRSVVVLRLLGTSPHSSDVNSVLKGVCLQVCGALGLQPPGSRVANTHEDLIKFFHSMLDQVSKQGDSLLLILDSVETLFETTKAYKLNWIPKEIPPNVHIVLSVSDDCVDQCKVLISEERNIFRVELLTADEGKEIIDAYMTAAGRQLTSEQFDTILHSFQESGSPLHLKLMLDAAKRWPSYTSTSNVHLGITAQEVMTQFVKNLEENHGMKLVGHALSFILLSRHGLSEAELQDVLSLDNDVLAETYKYWLPPCHTLLRFPRLLWSRLCHDLRDHLTERWEGGVLLLAFSHRNFSKLVRERYLTVGLKADLHGILADYFSGKWSAGQLRPILLPSLGTILNADRKVPPQPLRFTEENANVRKLYELPYHLAHAGKWEELCQSVLGSLDWLCCKTVTCGVGCVIQDLSLCTELTDCPEIEMLKETFLLLKPTLDLSDGQLDPSLLVTEIFTRLQALIDLYPSMIGQLCSQCVNWFASCTDPVLVPKCSFLQAPGGPLKGTLTGFSKGVRTVSLCSKRQLLIAGSEDGQIIVWSLRHLNTLHTLSGHTAGVLSLKLTYTTNHCLSTGLDGTLRKWCLTGGQQLFCIPDAVSVQTHTPTHIHMIEEKKIILTNPSGQVKAWHFDSAELLYEVPVEVCSLLGVVGDTVTCMCSDGTLCFYDTSTGMQNSQTTLPFSDRSVTCSLTLTKHSKTLIAFEEGHLYLVCSDGVQSKVYLPSPALFLNTSEDENLLFAGCERTLCVFLVTLVSMHKVLDLQHDAPVLCAVSMSASSEIITSAQDRIMRVWSVTTGALLDWISGMDSAVSSLAVHQRTVISASAINSSLKIWHLDYSTKNRIKSCIPAYCPLVVLSKDGDTVYYVKEGNNTEVFTWSFSAGLQSGSMDVSSEVCCMELAQKKHLLFCGLRTGTILIYPFDFAPETLCLPPPESLPMVRSMAISSKEDRIAVAYEDAVCLFEITARDSFPCVEGPFERYSLCLLHSAISAMALLSDCRLLYGTFGGEVVIYDFKTATASELDHHGTAITCITLSNWDENALIGSQDCVQKLWNMNPVLLDHTMEYKGFYFEGVLCAVFSTNDKYVFTGSLDKTIKVWDVATGCLLYIQFVYSPVIKMMSCNDGFIAVSQHGSFIKEGFRCPDILKPGHNPLPNFRAHYRVTSREKSQIAAPHTVIRDIPDYNPAQFNFIGMMKTKPSNTCALL from the exons ATGGCGAAGATGATTGAAGATATGGGACTGGAGGTTTTACGAGGACAGGGCGTTGATGCTCTTCAGCCGGTGTCCAGAATGGTGCGGGTGTTCATCAGCTCTATACACTCAG ATATGAAAAATGAGAGAACTGCATTCTGGGAGAAGACCTATTCTGAATTGCAGGCTTACTGTCAAAGTCTGGATCTCGTCTTCGAG GTAGTGGATTTCGGATGGGGAGTACGTGACATCATcacatctgaccacatgacagCTGAGCTCTGCATTAAAGAAATTGAGTCCTGTCAGAAGATATCAGATGGGCCGACTTTTATT GCTCTGCTTGGTAACCAGTATGGTCATCGCCTCATCCCTCGCCTTATACCAGAGACTGAGTTTGAGTTGTTGCTTTCGAAACTTTCCAATGATCCACAGAGTTCAAAGCTGCTTAACCAATGGTTCTCCAAAGACAGCAACTCAGTCCCGCCCACATATATCCTGCAGCCGATCACAGCTCATTATCCTCATTACAATGATAAGGGGTCTGAGAGTGCAGAGTTGCGAGATAATGATGTCATATCCTGGAATCTGACAAAGTCACGGCTCTTGCAAGCTCTCCGTACTGCTGCTGTAAAGGCTGAGAAAGATGGAGACCTCAGTGCAGAGAGCAAACACAAGTTTTTCATGTCTG TCCTAGAGTACGAGATAGAGCACGGCTTCCTCAAGTCTCAGAAAGATGCATCTGCTGTGCTGTTTATCCGCGAATTGCCTCGACTTAGTAAAAGAGAGGGCAAGAGAAACTTCGCCAAGTTTATGTTGGACGTCACGGCCGACGGCTTGCTGGACACAGAAGCCCGGGAGCTCTTGGCCGAACTGAAGCAGCGCGTTTCCAACACAGGTCGCCTTCAACCTCTCCGCATGGAGCTCAACAAAGGGGCCATGGACCCAAAACATAAGGAACACAAGGAATACATGAAAAAACTGTGTGAGCAAGTAACATCTCAAATGAAAGAACTGATCAGCAGGCAAGCTCCTCAAACATCAGGAGATCTTGGGTGGAGCTGGCTGAAACAGGAGATTTATCATCACAACCGGCTGAAGGTGGAAAAATGCTCTGTGTTTAAAGGCAGGGACAGTGTCCTGGGAAAGATCTGCATTACCATGTGGGAGTGCAATAGCATCAAACATGAGCCATTGCTTGTTCATGGACCTTCAGGAGTTGGTAAAACAGCTCTGCTTTGTAAACTTTCACAGGAAATGTTGAGTGTCCTGGACCAGCGGTCGGTGGTGGTGCTCAGGTTGCTGGGCACATCTCCACACAGCTCAGATGTTAACTCTGTTCTCAAAGGTGTTTGTCTTCAGGTGTGTGGAGCTTTAGGTTTGCAACCCCCAGGTTCGCGTGTTGCCAACACTCATGAAGATCTCATCAAGTTCTTTCATTCTATGTTGGATCAAGTGTCAAAGCAAGGAGACTCACTTCTTCTCATTTTAGACTCAGTGGAGACGCTGTTTGAGACAACCAAGGCTTATAAACTAAACTGGATACCAAAAGAGATCCCACCTAATGTACATATAGTGCTATCGGTTTCCGATGACTGTGTTGACCAATGCAAGGTTTTGATTTCAGAAGAAAGAAACATCTTCAGAGTTGAACTTCTTACAGCTGATGAAGGAAAAGAAATCATTGATGCCTATATGACAGCTGCAGGACGTCAGCTGACCTCAGAACAGTTTGACACCATCCTACACAGCTTCCAGGAGAGCGGAAGCCCACTGCATCTCAAACTCATGCTGGATGCTGCCAAACGGTGGCCCTCCTATACCTCAACGTCTAATGTTCACCTGGGTATCACTGCACAGGAAGTGATGACACAGTTTGTAAAGAATCTTGAGGAGAATCATGGGATGAAGCTTGTTGGTCATGCACTGAGTTTCATCTTGTTATCACG ACATGGATTATCCGAGGCAGAGCTACAAGATGTCCTGTCTTTAGATAATGATGTTCTGGCTGAGACATATAAGTACTGGCTTCCTCCCTGTCACACGCTTCTGCGATTCCCTCGACTTCTTTGGTCGCGTCTCTGTCATGACCTTAGAGATCACCTGACGGAGAGATGGGAAGGTGGAGTTCTTCTTCTGGCGTTCTCCCACAG GAATTTCTCAAAGCTGGTAAGGGAGAGATACCTGACGGTCGGTTTGAAAGCGGATTTGCACGGCATCCTCGCCGATTATTTCTCAGGGAAATGGAGTGCGGGGCAACTCAGACCGATCCTTTTGCCCTCGCTGGGGACTATTCTCAATGCTGATAGAAAG gtaccaCCCCAACCTTTGAGGTTCACAGAAGAAAACGCCAATGTGCGGAAGCTCTATGAATTGCCCTATCACCTTGCTCATGCGGGCAAATGGGAGGAGCTATGCCAATCAGTGCTCG GGAGTCTGGATTGGCTGTGCTGTAAAACTGTGACATGTGGTGTTGGCTGTGTTATTCAGGATCTGTCACTCTGTACTGAACTCACAGACTGTCCAGAGATAGAAATGCTGAAAGAGACTTTTCTGCTACTAAAGCCCACATTAGATTTAAGTGACGGTCAGCTGG ATCCCTCACTTTTGGTCACAGAGATCTTCACTCGACTGCAGGCTCTCATTGATCTTTACCCGTCTATGATTGGTCAGTTGTGTTCTCAGTGTGTGAACTGGTTTGCTTCCTGTACCGACCCAGTGCTTGTGCCCAAATGCAGCTTTCTTCAGGCCCCCGGAGGCCCATTGAAGGGAACCCTCACTGGGTTCTCAAAAG GGGTGAGGACTGTCAGTCTGTGCTCAAAGAGACAATTGCTGATAGCGGGTTCAGAAGATGGACAGATCATCGTCTGGAGCCTGAGACATCTGAATACTCTTCACACTCTTTCTGGACACACGG CGGGTGTGCTTTCTCTGAAGCTGACGTATACAACCAATCACTGTTTGTCTACTGGTCTTGATGGCACACTACGAAAATGGTGCCTCACAGGTGGACAACAGCTTTTCTGCATCCCTGATGCGGTTTCTGTCCAAACACACACCCCTACACACATCCATATGATTGAGGAAAAGAAGATTATCTTAACCAACCCAAGCGGACAA GTTAAAGCTTGGCATTTTGACAGTGCAGAACTCCTGTATGAGGTCCCGGTGGAAGTGTGTTCTCTTCTTGGTGTTGTGGGTGATACAGTAACATGTATGTGCAGTGATGGGACGCTCTGTTTTTATGACACATCCACCGGCATGCAGAATTCCCAGACCACCCTACCTTTCTCGGACCGGAGTGTCACCTGCTCCCTGACCCTCACTAAACACTCAAAGACCCTCATTGCGTTTGAGGAAGGCCACCTGTATTTG GTTTGCAGTGATGGTGTCCAGTCTAAAGTTTATCTTCCCTCTCCGGCTTTGTTTCTCAATACATCTGAGGATGAGAATTTGCTCTTTGCAG GATGTGAAAGAACGTTGTGCGTGTTCCTCGTCACGCTGGTCTCCATGCACAAGGTTCTGGATCTTCAGCATGATGCACCTGTCCTGTGTGCTGTCTCAATGAGCGCCAGTAGCGAAATCATTACGAGTGCTCAGGATCGGATTATGCGG GTTTGGAGTGTGACCACCGGAGCCTTGCTGGACTGGATCAGTGGAATGGATTCTGCCGTGTCCTCATTGGCTGTTCATCAGCGTACCGTCATCTCTGCCTCCGCTATTAACAGCTCACTTAAAATATGGCACCTTGACTACAGCACTAAGAATAGGATCAAGAGCTGCATCCCTGCATACTGCCCCCTAGTGGTCCTGTCTAAAGACGGAGATACTGTTTACTACGTCAAAGAGGGAAATAATACAGAGGTTTTCACATGGAGCTTTTCGGCAG GTCTACAGTCAGGCAGTATGGACGTCTCCTCAGAAGTGTGCTGCATGGAATTAGcccaaaagaaacatttactctTCTGCGGGCTGCGTACTGGCACCATCCTCATTTACCCATTCGATTTTGCCCCAGAAACCTTGTGCCTGCCCCCTCCAGAAAGCCTACCCATGGTACGTAGCATGGCCATCAGCTCTAAGGAGGACAGAATTGCGGTGGCGTACGAGGACGCAGTCTGTTTGTTTGAAATCACGGCGAGGGATAGTTTTCCCTGTGTGGAGGGCCCGTTTGAAAGGTACTCGCTGTGTCTGCTGCACTCCGCGATTTCCGCCATGGCTCTGCTGTCCGACTGCAGGCTGCTCTATGGGACCTTCGGAGGTGAAGTGGTGATCTATGACTTTAAGACTGCCACGGCGTCCGAGCTGGATCACCATGGCACCGCTATCACCTGCATCACTTTGAGCAACTGGGATGAGAATGCTCTGATCGGCTCTCAAGATTGTGTGCAGAAGTTGTGGAATATGAACCCAGTTTTGCTGGATCACACCATGGAGTATAAG GGGTTTTATTTCGAAGGGGTTCTATGTGCCGTCTTCTCAACAAATGACAAATATGTCTTCACTGGATCCCTGGATAAAACCATCAAAGTGTGGGATGTTGCTACTG GGTGTTTGCTGTACATTCAGTTCGTATACTCCCCAGTTATAAAGATGATGTCGTGCAATGATGGATTTATAGCCGTGTCTCAGCATGGCTCCTTCATCAAAGAAGGTTTCCGCTGTCCGGACATCCTCAAACCGGGACACAACCCCCTCCCAAACTTCAGAGCGCATTACAGGGTCACTTCCCGTGAGAAAAGCCAGATCGCTGCTCCGCACACAGTAATCAGAGATATCCCCGACTACAACCCAGCTCAGTTTAATTTCATTGGCATGATGAAAACTAAACCATCTAACACATGTGCTCTGCTGTGA